The sequence CGCGAGCAATACGAACAGATGCGCCTGGACCTTGGGGAATGAATCCCCCCAATTCCCCGCCGCGCCGCCAGACTCGTCCGCGTATCCGCCGACCCCCTGCTTGACCGGGGACACCCGTGTGGATCGCACGCGTGGAACGGCACCCCGAAGGGTTGACCGCGCTAGTGCACAGGGCACCGCCGCCCGGAGGGCAGCACGGGTTTCGGTCTCCCTCCCGCCACTAAGAACACACTAGAATGTCAGGCAGCTGTCCCAGCCGGCCCCGCGAATGGCCCGGGCGAAGGATCCGGTGTGTGGGATGAGCGTCGACGAACGGAAAGCGTCGGCCACCTCCGAATACCGGGGACAGACGTACTACTTCTGCTCCAAGGGGTGCAAGGCGGCCTTCGACAAGGACCCCGAGAAATTCGTGAGCGA is a genomic window of bacterium containing:
- a CDS encoding YHS domain-containing protein codes for the protein MARAKDPVCGMSVDERKASATSEYRGQTYYFCSKGCKAAFDKDPEKFVS